In Diaphorobacter ruginosibacter, the genomic stretch TGCGAGTCGAGTGCCAGCATCAGCGTGTAGCCGTCCGGCCTGGAGCGGTGAAGATCCCCGGCACCCAGCGAGCCGCTGGCACCGGGCTTGTTCTCGATGACGATCGACTGCCCCAGCTTCTCGCCCAGCGTGGCGCCGATGATGCGCGCCGTCTGGTCCACCGCGCCGCCGGGGGCGAACGGCACGATCAGGCGGATCGGCTGGGCGGGATAGGTCTGCGACCACGCGGCGGGCGCGCCAAGGCAGGCCAGCACAGCGCCCGCGCAGGCAAGCCAGACGCGGCGGCGAACGGGTTGGGTGTTCATGTCGGAAGTCTCCTTGTCGAAAGTCTCGTTGTGATGGCTAGGAAGGGCTCGTCCCTTCACACCGCGCAGGACATCCGGCCTCAGCGCGTCGCCGCGACCAGGCCGCCGTCGACCACGATCTCGGTGCCGGTGACATAGCGGCTCTCGTCCGCGGCGAGAAACAGCACGGCATGCGCGGTGTCCCAGCCCGTACCCATGTGCTTCATCGGCACCTGGTTGTTGCGCGTGTTGATGAAGCCCTCGGTATCGCCCTTGGCGTACTTCGCGGCCAGGCCTTCGAGCAGGGGCGTATGCATCAGCCCCGGCACCACGCAGTTCATCCGGATGCCCTCGGGCGCATGGATCACGGCCGATGTGTGCGTGAAGTGCAGCAGGCCTGCCTTCGCCGCCGCGTAGGCCACCTGCGGCTTGCCGATATAGCGCAGCCCCGCCACCGATGCCACGTTCACGATCGCGCCGCCTCCCTGCGCCCGCATATGGGGGATCACATGCTTGCAGCTCAGGAACGCGCTCTTGAGATTCACCTGCATCTGCGCGTCCCACACCGCCTCGTCCATGTCGACCGGGCCTCCGGGCTGCGACAGGCCCACGTTGTTGACCAGGATATCGATGCGGCCGAAGCGCTCGATGCAGGCCTGCACCGTCCTGTGCACATCGTCCGCACGCGTGGCGTCGCAGGCCAGCACATGGGCCGTGCCGCCTTCCTGCTCGATGAGCTGCCGGGTCTGCTCCGCGTTCGAGAGCACCAGATCGGTGCCGAACACCTGCGCGCCCTGCCGCGCCATCAGAACCGCCGTGGCGCGCCCGTTGCCCCAGCCGTCGGCCACCGCGCCACAGCCCATGACCA encodes the following:
- a CDS encoding SDR family NAD(P)-dependent oxidoreductase, producing the protein MLDLKGKVALVMGCGAVADGWGNGRATAVLMARQGAQVFGTDLVLSNAEQTRQLIEQEGGTAHVLACDATRADDVHRTVQACIERFGRIDILVNNVGLSQPGGPVDMDEAVWDAQMQVNLKSAFLSCKHVIPHMRAQGGGAIVNVASVAGLRYIGKPQVAYAAAKAGLLHFTHTSAVIHAPEGIRMNCVVPGLMHTPLLEGLAAKYAKGDTEGFINTRNNQVPMKHMGTGWDTAHAVLFLAADESRYVTGTEIVVDGGLVAATR